The Pristiophorus japonicus isolate sPriJap1 chromosome 17, sPriJap1.hap1, whole genome shotgun sequence DNA window GCGGAGTAGGGATGGGGAGGAGTAGAGGGGGTGAGTAGGGAGGAGGTGTGggtagaggggggggagggggtgtgggtagaggggggggagggggtgtgggtagAGGAGGTGGGGGaatagggagggggggagtgtggagtagagatggggaggtgtggggagggggtggaggaagtGTGGGGAAGGAGGAGTGGTGGGGGGTGTGCGCAGagtgggaggaggagtggggggattTGAAACCCTGGAGACGGGAAGGAAGTGAAGATGAGATGAGAAAGTTGGATGTTTGTGTCCCGAGTTGTGCGTCACTGAGCTGTAGGCTACAGTCAGAATACATCACCTCGTGCTTGTTCAGAAATCCCCAGACTCCAGCTATGATCTCAGCTGCAAAAATCACCAGCAGACACATGAAGAACTGAAGCGAGAAACCCAGTGTTAGCAGTGAACCCTGATATCTGACCCCTGGGGcactctgacccctgaccccagacACACACCGAATTTGACCCATGACCCTCAAAACACATCTGACACACATTAAGCCCTAACACGTGACCCAAGGCGCACACCAACCCCTAACCCCTGACAAACACTGATCCCTGACACAAAACGACCCATGACACAGACAAACTAAGCCTTGAccccagacacacacaccaacccctgCTTCAGAAAACACACCAACCCTTGACCCCTGCCTCCAGAAGTCATACTTGCCTCTGACCCCAactccagacacacactgacccctgaccccagaaAACACATCGATCTCTGACCCCAGAAATAACATCAACCTCTGATCCCTGACCCCAGAcacacactgagccttgacccctgAAACACAAATAGCCCTGACCGAGCCCGAACCCCAGACATATCGACCCCTGATTCGCACCAAttgctgacccagacacacaccgacccctgaCCCCAACAAACACACACCGACCTCTGACCGCAGACACACACCGACCTCTGACCCCAAACACACACCAACCTCTGACCCCAATAAACACATAGCGACCTCTGACCACAGACATCGACCTCTGACTCCAGACAAAGACCAAACTGTGACCCCAGATACAGAACGACCCCTGACCGCTCTCTCTGACAATACTTACTGCTCCAAGTAAACACTGCGATTCATGCAAAGCTCCGCAACATCCGAAAAACCCCACCAGCATCATCAGGACTCCTGTTCCGATCAGCGTGTAAACTCCTGGAAAACAGCAAGGATTGAGTCAGACTTGTGTATTATACAAGTgtataccctgtacacttaatgtactGCTACatgagaccaatgaatgtatcttcacactgtatacatgatgcctgtaccaccagagggtgcaactggtggagacctaggggtcacctgcacactgcaggtaaccaggtataaaagggagctccccTTACTGTACCctaattcaggagctgcaataaatggactaaggtcacaacagttcaagtacaatacctacctcgtggagtcattattagagtgctggcgctgtggaggaaatcacagggcccaccagtgccgctacaaagactattacTTGCAAAGGTTGCAACGCGAAAGgttatctccagcgaatgtgtaagagaaattttactcaccgagtagctgaagagttggccgatcacccgggctccagcgctgatggagaggaagagagagtccaggaggcagctcagccccatgaagaggtgtacggagtgtttacctgctccacagagttctccgttgaaaatggaagttgaaatcaacggtgtcccagtctcgatggaggtcgacacaggggtgagccaattgctgatgaatcaggcgCCTTCGAGAAACTCggacaatccaatcgaatgacCTAAAGTGATCCCGatgcaggtgaagctgctcacttacacaaaagacaccaccCAAGTTGTTGGCAGcgcggatgtccaggtgtcccatggcggcgcgatgcacgttacctttgtggatcgttgctggtgaaggcctaacgctgctcggaagaagatggatgaaacgaaTCCAAatttgttggagctgggaaagcctccaggccccgccgATCGACGTCCGACGCGGCACCTGAAAATCCaatcgtccaactcgactgcgcggcaatgacacagaccgcactacccaaagGCGAGATGATCCAGACCTCGCCTTCCAGGCTcctgtggcaggactccggaggaagaagatcagcgcagaaggtaacttctctgcttccgtggcagaacctggggagaaaaggatcaccacagcctacctcgtggagagaaagaagatggcgcccgcaccacgaggtgaagcgcctgaagtaaagatggccgcgaccagaccacgaggggcagcactgaggaagcaacacgtgatgccgagcagcgacccggattggggtaaagattgcaaggccttaaaggagaccggcaacccagcacaattaaagggacagttccactctttgtacagcgatgccggtaatacacatgtaaaagatgtcattaacaaatgcaagtatataaatgtaaccttgtacagcgatgccggtagtacacagggaaaagatgtaattgacaaatgcgaggatgtaattgacaaatgcgaatatgtaaagacaactaacagtaTCGAgtcggtgattgcggtcggagccaatgtattatgacagtaaatgaagtaatgatgtgcgatgccgggttctacatgtacgccgacaaaaccaaaggcaagcacccaggtccagcgggctacccgatcatgtagcctgcgcctccgggatcgatgtgatgccccagggagtgtggccacacagcgggagcatacccactgcagggccagcgatcagtggacggtaaaggcaccactactggcccAGATCGGCTCTATCTGTCTGCCCACgatggccagtaccgggagcaagaggctaatgccctcccaatgggacctgggatgatcaGGCTCTCACTATCACTGAAGGGcaacagggagacactgcagctctcaaagaaggacagggaggccacacactcctgtggctctgcccacatgaggcaatggcaaaggccctgagactcagccaggtgagcgatctgagcacacccagctggcagggggcgcagtgccgccatcagacaacctggacactgtctggttactctggaactagcgtcctcacccacctgcacctatacaacccaggggcaagactgtgataccacgtatgtaccttacctgtaaaatgtacttgttccactactgctaaactcaaacagtgatgtaactaaacctatttttttttttctgtgtacatgtatgtaaatgcaggtgttgagccacacacatggtctatgtatgggggtggggggaggggggggaatggatgtatgtagccatggacacacatggatcacacccggaaCCCACTCGACctccactgcaacctctaaccatccactgctgaccatttcccaatgttgtggcaatatggacttgggggtctacagagagagagccattcccaagcacagacaaggtgcaagggctttgagcactcaagtcgagggccagagcaaacAGTGCAAAGACCAGTGGCACAAAACttagtggggagtgatgttgtgtatgtataatacaagtatttaccctgtacactcaatgtactgtTACATGAGACTACTGAATGTATCGTTACACTgtgtacactatgcctgtaccaccagagggtgcaactggtggagacgtaggggtcacctgtacactgcaggtaaccaggtataaaagggagctcacctcactgtaccctcattcaggagctgcaataaatggactgaggtcacaacaggtcaagtacaataccttaccttgtggagtcattactagagtgcttacagacacaataagacTGATGGCCAATTATAACCTAGCTGGGAGCAGAGCAAGGCCCAGGGTCTGGGGAGCGAATAGAGATAGCGCTTGGCCGATTGGAACTGAAGCTCCCAAGTACCCCGACCGCATCATGAGGCGATTTCCCCGGCCACTGCTCCGAGCCCTGGTCTGGCTCTGATGGGGAGCCAAGGGAGAGCAGCCCATCAACGGGCAATGGGTGGCCAGGTGGGATAGTGAGGGACGCTGGGCCCTGATCGGCGAGCTTCATTCACCACCTCGCTCCTCACTCCtcacctcccactccctccctcaccccttctgTACTgctcgtgtgtgtgtgagggggaacgtgtgtgtgtgtgtggggggggaacgtgtgtgtgtgtgtggggggggaacgtgtgtgtgtgtgtggggggggaacgtgtgtgtgtgtgtggggggggaacgtgtgtgtgtgtggggggggaacNNNNNNNNNNNNNNNNNNNNNNNNNNNNNNNNNNNNNNNNNNNNNNNNNNNNNNNNNNNNNNNNNNNNNNNNNNNNNNNNNNNNNNNNNNNNNNNNNNNNNNNNNNNNNNNNNNNNNNNNNNNNNNNNNNNNNNNNNNNNNNNNNNNNNNNNNNNNNNNNNNNNNNNNNNNNNNNNNNNNNNNNNNNNNNNNNNNNNNNNggggagagcgggagggagggggggagagcgggagggagagcgggagggagggggggagagcgggagggagggggggggagcgggagggggggagagcgggagggggggagagcgggggggatggagggggggagagcgggagagaggcaggggggggcgagagggggaggggggagagagggggagggggaggggtgaagagagggaggggtgaagagagggggggggaagtgagggggggaagggaggggaagagagggagggaggggaagagagggagggaggggaagagagggagggagggggagagagggagggagggggagagagagagggggagagagggagggagggagggggagagagggagggggagagagggagggagggagggggagagagggagggagggggggagagagggagggagggggggagagagggagagagggagggagtgaggggagagagggagggagggggagagagggagggagggagggggagagagggagggagggagggagggggagagagggagggagggggagagagggagggagggggagagagggaggaagggggagagaaggggggggagagtgggagggagggggtgagagagggagggagggaggggggggaagagaaggggggagaagagaaggaggggagaagagagagagggaggggtggaagagagggagggatggtggtggggtggagagggtggtggggtggagaggagagaaGGCAAAGTAAGTATTGGTGGTGACAATGAAAGGAACATTGGCGTTACAATTGACTGACAGCACATTGTGTTAATTCGATAGCCCCACAATATCTGTAGTAACTGTTATCCAAAGATTCAGGTTACTGCTTCAGTCAACATTTCTCTGCCCAATACCAAGCCTCCCAGCGatgcaagtggaaagtctagccctcgatAACTAAAGACAGATTGTTTGGAGTGAAAGAATATTCCATTTTAATCGAGCACACTCAGAATTTCCTCCGTCCATTCCCAGATTCTTTGTGCATCCCCTAAATTACCCAAAATGTCCAAAGTCTGCAgcagtgtctgcactcactgctGGAACTAGTATCAGCACTTCACTGCTTGCCAGTGTTTGATTTTGGTCACATGCAACATTACAGCTTATTTTGAAATGAACAATAGCGCAGAGATTTGTGTTCGTAGTGCTCCCCTTCTTCATCTATATTAGAGAAAACGCTCTTGGCAGACACTTCAAACGTGTTCCTGTTACCTTGGTGGCAGCCTTGCTCCCTCCCTGACTACTCTGGCGACATCAGTTCCAGGAAGACTCCCTACAGACTTGGGGCGAGAACAGGAAGTGAAGAAAACTGCTGACCTGCTGTGGGCTACTCGGGCACTGACTGACCCTGGGGACGCACATAGTGGGAGGCAGATTTCCCAGCCTGAGTCAGCAGCTGAAGTCACAAAGCAACAGAGCCCATGTGCAGATAGCCAGGGATACTCCCTGTGATCCACACCGCCAGGGCACTCAGACAGAGATGGAGGCTCCACTGGGGAGTCTCCGTGACATTAATCAAACTGATTTTTATTTATATATTCAAGTTTGAGAAGTGCCCTGAGTTTAATTGCCCTTTGTAGTCACACAGTCGGGGAAATGCAGACACTTACTACAATGCCGTACTGCCCCCAGGCGATGGTATTGGCCCGTGTTGCTGGTCCCCGGATGTCTCCCAGCCTTTTCATCCAGCGCCTGGGCTTCTTGTAGTTTGGGACTTTATTAACGAATTTCAGCTTTGGCTTCTCCGGAATGATCACATCTGAGAAAACAAAGCCACAACCGTCCAGCAGCTCACTGCGTCCCAATAATCAGCAGCCCCTGTCCCCTTCCACATCTCCACGACTCTTGTGTTATGGTCAGTGAGAATTAGAAATATTTACCAGAGAACccactttccttccttccttcctccctccctccctcccacactgtGTCCAGGAGTAATTCCCTATAAACTGGGAACAAGAACAGGAAGAAAAGATAACTTCAGACCTGCTGTGGGCTGCTCAGGGGCTGATtgacaccattttttttaaatagtgtcagctttggctcagttggtaacaccctcgcctcggagtcacaaAAATctaggtgcagtactgaaggagtggtgcactgtcagagatgccgtctttcggatgagtcattaaaccgaggccccgtctgccctctcaggtggacttaaaagatcccatggtgcgatttcgaagaagagcaggggaattagcccctatgtcctggccaatatttatccctcaatccacatcactaaaaaagcattgctgtttgtgggagcttgatgtgtgcaaagacagcccctccgacagagcagcactccttcagtactgcactcgagtgcCAGCCTACATTATGCGCTCAAGTGgagcgggagtgggacttgaacccacgaccttctttcAACAATTTATTGAAGGCaagtcgtgtttaaccaacttgatccgagttttttgatgaggtaacagagagggttgcggttgacgtggtgtacatggatttccaaaagacgttctacaaagtgccacataataggcttgtcagcaaagttgaaggccatggaataaaagggacagtggcagcatggatacgggattggctcagtgacaggaaacagagagtagtggtgaatggttgtttttcggactggaggaaggtatacagtggtgttccccaggggtcggtactgggaccattgcttttcttgatatatattaatgacttggacttgtgggcacaatttcaaaatttgcagatgacacaaaacttggaagtatagtgtacagtgaggaggatagggatcgacttcaagaggacagagacacgctggtgaaatgggcggacacatggcagattaaatttaacacagaaaagtgtgaagtgatacattttggaagaaagaatgaggagaggaaatataaattaaagggtacaagtgcacaaatcattgaagatggcagggcaggttgagaaagcagttaaaaaagcttatggaatCCTGCATTTCATCAACagtggtatagagtacaaaagtgtggaaatgatgatgaacctgtatacaacactggttcagcctcaactggagtattgtgtccaattctgggcaccgcactttaggaaggatgtgaaggccttagcgagggtgcagaaaagatttacgagaatgattccagggatgagggacttcagttacgtggatagactggagaagctggggttgttctccttagagcagagaaggttgagagaagatttgatagaggtgttcaaaatcatgaagagttcagacagagtagatagagagaaactgttcccattggcggaagggtcgagaaccagaggatacagatttaaggtgattggcgaaaggcgacataaggaaacacttttttacgcaacgagtggttaggatctggaatgcacggcctgaaagggtggtggagacagactcaatcacggctttccaaagggaattgagtAAGTACCTGAAAGAAGCAAATTTACAGAGCTACAGGGAACGGGCgagttgctcttgcagagagccggcacaggctcgacgggccaaatgccctccttctgtgttgcaaccattctatgattctaactcagagacgagagtgctacccactaagccatggtGGATACCTGACACAAATATTAAAGACACTTCGGAGTTGTACTCACGACAAAAGGGCAAGTTTTCATATGCCGTTTGGTCTCTGATCTGAAACTCAGGCCTTACCCAGATCAGGGACTTGACTTGACTGAGGTGTCAACCACTAGAGATTATATGGGGTGTCCAGCATATTCACCTGATGTTTGAAAGGTGGGAACTACCACACCAGCAGACTGGCTTTTGtagcagaggagcggtgagggattgtggcggaggtgcggcgaatgtttttgtgatggaggagcggcgaaagatcgtggcggaggtgtggcgaatgtttgtggcagaggattggcgagtggcggaggtgtggcgaattagggtatggggcccagaagagccgagggcccaggggcagcacggaccagcccacactatgatatgtgtgcgcactaggtccgtgcagcagagctggtctccagtcatcctggttaacccttgccactggataaaggccttgctctgtcaagcccgtgtggtggctggtgtgcaacggtcaccacacgttaaaaaaatccacgcagacatcttccaccccctcaattggagttcaggactggaacatcgggtacttctttgaaacatctgtgaactcattggaagcaagtcatcctcgttcgagggaccgcctttgatgatgaGACTGATGCATCCAAGTGAATGCACAGAATCACAGTAAAATAGAGTACAATACACGGAAATAGTGCACGGGATAAAAGCCGTTTGTAGGCTGCATTTCTTACACAGTTTGATGAAACACAGAACTTTTGTTCTAAAACAACCTTACATAGACCTTCACAATACAATGCTGCACATGGATGGTGGAAGTTTTCCATCCATGAAATTCAGATCTCGAACCAGAACTGAAGCTGGGCAACGAGATATACTAAGGGACGTCCTTGAGGGTTAGATGACTTCCTTGCAGTAAATTGACAGACCTCACAACTTGAGGAATTGTGCCAAGTGATAGGAGGATGACAAATATCACATGCCTGTTCAAAGAAAATGAGAAGGTTAGCCAGGAAATGATATGGCAATCGGTCTTACTTCGGTTGTGGATAAACTTCAAGAGTCCATAATATGGGATAAAACTGGAAAGGTAAAACGCTATTTTGGTAGCAatatctcgcctgagtcagaaggttgtgggttcaagtctcaatcATAAGATTCagcctgacacaccagtgcagtactgagggagtgctgcattgtcggaggtgttgcctttcgaatgagacgttaaactgaggccccaactcaggtggatgtaaaagatcccatggcactatttgaaggaaGGGCAGGGGAGGACTCCCTGCTGACctagccgatatttatccctcaaccaacatcacgaaaacagattatctggtcatcatcacattgctgtttatgggatcttgtacACAAATTTGTTGCAgtattccccacactacaacagtgtctacacttcagatGTACTTAATTGGCCATAAAGCACTTAGGGACATCCTtgtgtcgtgaaaggcattatataaatgcaagtctttctttctattgaaGGATTTTCAACGTACACCTGTAAAGGGCAGATGCGTTTTGACTATTTGAACTGATATTTAAAAGGAAATATCAGAGTGATATATGGtggatgtgtatatggattttcagaaagtgTTTGATAAGGTGATACATAAGAAATTGGTTACAAGACCCAAGGTATTAAAAGGAATGAACCCATGTGGATTGGGAGCTAGCGGGGgaccaggaagcaaagagtaggagtaaatggacatTTATTTGGGTTAACAGGGTGTTGCCCAGggattggtactaggaccacttctGGATTCTATTTATATAAAACAATTTGGTCAAAGCCACAAGAGGAATAATATCGATATTTGATGCTACCAAATTAGACAACTGGCAGACGGTGAGGCAGGGTGCGGGAGAACATACGACAGGTTAGTGGAGTGGGCAGGTGCAGATCAATGTTGAGAGTAGcagcaacaacgtgtatttatatagcgactttagcatagtgaaacgtcccaaggcacttcacaggagtattatgagacaaaagattttACACCGAacaacataaggagaaattagggcagatgaccaaaagcttgattttaagaacataagaattagtagcagcaataggccattggcccctcgagcctgctccaccatttaataagatcatggctgatctgatcttgggctcagctccacttcccttcccactccccataacccttcactcccctatcgttAAAAAATCTGTCTACACTGCCTAGTCTACCTGTCTGATACTGCCCAGTCTACCACTGTCTGTCCCTGCCCAGTGTATCTCTGTCTGTCCCTGCCCAATCTATCCGGTCTGATCCTGCCCAATGTATCTCTGTCTGACCCTGCCCAGTGTATCTCTGTCTGTCCCTGCCCAATCTATCCGGTCTGATCCTGCCCAATGTATCTCTGTCTGACCCTGCCCAGTGTATCTCTGTCTGTCCCTGCCCAGTCTATCCGCTGTCTGACGCTTCCCCGTTTAGTCTCTGTCTGACCCtgcctgctccacttccctgcccactgcccataacccttcactcccttatcattcaaaaatctgtctatctccaccttaaatatattcaatgacccagcctccaccgtttgctgcggcagagaattccacaggtttacgaccctgagagaataaatttctcctcatctcagttccaaatgggcaaccccttattcttaaactatgccccctagttctagatttcccccacaagtggtaacatcctctctgcatcgaccttgtcgagctccctcagtatcttatatgtttcgattcttctaaactccaatgagtatagacccaacctgcgcaaagtttcttcaaaagtcaacccaatcatctcaggaatcaaccaagtgaaccttagctgaacagcctccaatgcaagtatatccttccttaaataaggaggccaaaactgtacgcagtactccaggtgtggtctcaccaatgccctgtacagttgtagcaggacttctctgtttttataatctatcccccttgcaataaaggccaacattccatttgccttcctgatcacttgctgtacctgcatactaactgttgtgttcctaacacagatgaggctgcacacggaggttaaagtaataggtccttctgtaaacatagaaacatagaaaataggtgcaggagtaggccattcggcccttcgagccttcaccaccattcaataagatcatggctgatcattccttcagtaccactttcctgctttctctccataccccttgatccctttagcagtaagggccatatctaactccctcttgaatatatccaatgaactggcaccaacaacattctctgagtgaagaagtttctcctcatctcagtcctataaatggcctgcctcttatcctaagactgtgtcccctgattctggacttccccaacaacgggaacattcttcccgcatctaacctgtccagtcccatcagaatcttatatgtttctataagatcccctctcatccttttaaactccagtgtataaaggcccagttgatccagtctctcctcatatgtcagtccagccatccctggaatcagtctggtgaacctttgctgcactccctcaatagcaagaacgtccttcctcagattaggagaccaaaactgaacacaatattccaggtgaggcctcaccaaggccctgtacaactgcaataagacttccctgctcctatactcaaatcccctagctatgaaggccaatatatcatttgccttcttcaccgcctgctatacctgcatgccaactttcaattactgatgaaccatgacaccaggtctcgttgcacctccccttttcctaatctgccgccattcagataatattctgccttcgtgtttttacccccaaagtggataacctcacatttatccacattatactgcatctgccatgcatttgcccactcacctaacctgtccaagtcaccctgcagccgcttaagaGTCCTCCTCATAgtccacactgccacccagtttagtgtcatctgcaaacttggagatattacactcgattccaacctctatatcattaatatatattgtgaagagctggggtcccagcactgagccctgcggcactccactagtcactgcctgccattctgaaaaggccctgtttatcccgactctctgcttcctgtctgccaaccagttctctatccacgtcagtacattacccccaataccatgtgctttgatttttcacaccaatctcttgtgtgggaccttgtcaaaagccttttgaaagtctaaatacaccacatccactggttctcccttgtccactctactagttacatcctcaaaaaattccagaagatttgtcaagtatgatttccctttcataaatccatgctgacttggaccaatcctgtcactgctttccaaatgcgttgctatttcatccttaatgattctgTACTCtgtttcgatatagtgccatggga harbors:
- the mrpl16 gene encoding large ribosomal subunit protein uL16m produces the protein MALLVWRLGRVLRGVSGGPGAAGPYQNYTNVLSVGLKTYGHPPSYNDVIIPEKPKLKFVNKVPNYKKPRRWMKRLGDIRGPATRANTIAWGQYGIVVSVCISPTV